Proteins from a single region of Manis javanica isolate MJ-LG chromosome 5, MJ_LKY, whole genome shotgun sequence:
- the LOC108406177 gene encoding guanine nucleotide-binding protein G(s) subunit alpha isoform X4 gives MGCLGNSKTEDQRNEEKAQREANKKIEKQLQKDKQVYRATHRLLLLGAGESGKSTIVKQMRILHVNGFNGDEKATKVQDIKNNLKEAIETIVAAMSNLVPPVELANPENQFRVDYILSVMNVPDFDFPPEFYEHAKALWEDEGVRACYERSNEYQLIDCAQYFLDKIDVIKQADYVPSDQDLLRCRVLTSGIFETKFQVDKVNFHMFDVGGQRDERRKWIQCFNDVTAIIFVVASSSYNMVIREDNQTNRLQEALNLFKSIWNNRWLRTISVILFLNKQDLLAEKVLAGKSKIEDYFPEFARYTTPEDATPEPGEDPRVTRAKYFIRDEFLRISTASGDGRHYCYPHFTCAVDTENIRRVFNDCRDIIQRMHLRQYELL, from the exons atggGCTGCCTCGGCAACAGTAAGACCGAGGACCAGCGCAACGAGGAGAAGGCGCAGCGCGAGGCCAACAAAAAGATCGAGAAGCAGCTGCAGAAGGACAAGCAGGTCTACCGGGCCACGCACCGTCTGCTGCTGCTGG GTGCTGGAGAATCTGGTAAAAGCACCATTGTGAAGCAAATGAGGATCCTGCATGTTAATGGGTTTAATGGAGA TGAGAAGGCCACCAAAGTGCAGGACATCAAAAACAACCTGAAGGAGGCCATCGAA ACCATTGTGGCCGCCATGAGCAACCTGGTGCCCCCCGTGGAGCTGGCCAACCCTGAGAACCAGTTCAGAGTGGACTACATTCTGAGCGTGATGAACGTGCCCGACTTCGACTTCCCTCCT GAATTCTACGAGCACGCCAAGGCTCTGTGGGAGGACGAAGGTGTGCGCGCCTGCTATGAGCGCTCCAATGAATACCAGCTGATCGACTGCGCTCAGTA CTTCCTGGACAAGATTGATGTCATCAAGCAGGCTGACTATGTGCCCAGCGACCAG GATCTGCTCCGCTGCCGTGTCCTGACTTCTGGGATCTTTGAAACCAAGTTCCAGGTGGACAAAGTCAACTTCCA CATGTTTGACGTGGGTGGCCAGCGCGATGAACGCCGCAAATGGATCCAGTGCTTCAACG ACGTGACTGCCATCATCTTCGTGGTGGCCAGCAGCAGCTACAACATGGTCATTCGGGAGGACAACCAGACCAACCGCCTGCAGGAGGCTCTGAACCTCTTCAAGAGCATCTGGAACAACAG ATGGCTGCGCACCATCTCTGTGATTCTGTTCCTCAACAAGCAAGACCTGCTCGCTGAGAAAGTCCTTGCTGGAAAATCGAAAATTGAGGACTACTTTCCAGAATTTGCTCGCTACACTACTCCTGAGGATG CCACTCCCGAGCCCGGAGAGGACCCACGCGTGACCCGGGCCAAGTACTTCATCCGCGATGAGTTTCTG AGAATCAGCACTGCTAGTGGGGATGGACGTCACTACTGCTACCCTCACTTCACCTGCGCTGTGGACACCGAGAACATCCGCCGTGTGTTCAACGACTGCCGTGACATCATCCAACGCATGCACCTCCGTCAGTACGAGCTGCTCTAA
- the LOC118970247 gene encoding uncharacterized protein, which yields MLKMAMRIKARAVERERKAAAAAAGVAAEAAAAAAALAGPREPLAPRRSADSERTPKSAAREAAPERLLTEKGRKKLEKKLLEQRRKEERKQEKERKRLEKMQKKKKKKKKGAPGASEEAHGPEAAAAAATDEGAAEGAGGVDEGAGGAGASRAWAAWAADSGDEDDSYYAVPRVGGVVWRPGPLKAGALGAHLPLVVFLVFSVRSPSWVLNFLLQKRTEQGRGCGFVFGATCCFRVFLGCAFFSYLGGRARRRGRGRAGTPGAFSSGRGARRRGRDERLI from the coding sequence ATGCTGAAGATGGCCATGAGGATCAAAGCCCGGGCGGTGGAGCGCGAGAGGAaggcggcggcggctgcggccGGGGTGGCTGCCGAAGCTGCAGCGGCGGCTGCGGCGCTGGCCGGGCCGAGAGAGCCGCTCGCCCCGCGGAGGAGCGCGGACTCCGAGAGGACCCCGAAGAGCGCGGCGCGCGAGGCGGCCCCCGAGAGGCTCCTGACCGAAAAGGGGCGCAAGAAGCTGGAGAAGAAGCTGCTGGAGCAgcggaggaaggaggagaggaagcaggagaaggagaggaagaggctggagaagatgcagaagaagaagaagaagaagaagaagggggcgCCCGGAGCCTCGGAGGAGGCCCACGGCCCggaggccgccgccgccgccgccaccgacGAGGGCGCCGCGGAGGGCGCCGGCGGGGTCGACGAGGGCGCCGGCGGCGCGGGCGCGAGTAGGGCCTGGGCCGCGTGGGCCGCGGACTCGGGCGACGAGGACGACTCCTACTACGCGGTGCCGCGTGTCGGGGGCGTCGTGTGGCGGCCCGGGCCGCTGAAGGCCGGCGCGCTCGGCGCCCACCTGCCCCTCGTGGTGTTCCTGGTCTTCTCCGTGCGCAGCCCCTCGTGGGTGCTCAACTTCCTGCTGCAGAAGCGCACGGAGCAGGGCCGCGGCTGCGGCTTCGTGTTCGGGGCGACCTGCTGCTTCCGAGTGTTCCTCGGCTGCGCCTTCTTCTCCTACTTGGGCGGCCGCGCTCGGCGCCGAGGGCGCGGGCGCGCGGGGACCCCGGGGGCCTTCAGCTCGGGCCGCGGCGCCCGGCGCCGGGGGCGCGACGAGCGGCTCATCTAG
- the LOC108406177 gene encoding guanine nucleotide-binding protein G(s) subunit alpha isoform X1, with product MGCLGNSKTEDQRNEEKAQREANKKIEKQLQKDKQVYRATHRLLLLGAGESGKSTIVKQMRILHVNGFNGEGGEEDPQAARSNSDGSEKATKVQDIKNNLKEAIETIVAAMSNLVPPVELANPENQFRVDYILSVMNVPDFDFPPEFYEHAKALWEDEGVRACYERSNEYQLIDCAQYFLDKIDVIKQADYVPSDQDLLRCRVLTSGIFETKFQVDKVNFHMFDVGGQRDERRKWIQCFNDVTAIIFVVASSSYNMVIREDNQTNRLQEALNLFKSIWNNRWLRTISVILFLNKQDLLAEKVLAGKSKIEDYFPEFARYTTPEDATPEPGEDPRVTRAKYFIRDEFLRISTASGDGRHYCYPHFTCAVDTENIRRVFNDCRDIIQRMHLRQYELL from the exons atggGCTGCCTCGGCAACAGTAAGACCGAGGACCAGCGCAACGAGGAGAAGGCGCAGCGCGAGGCCAACAAAAAGATCGAGAAGCAGCTGCAGAAGGACAAGCAGGTCTACCGGGCCACGCACCGTCTGCTGCTGCTGG GTGCTGGAGAATCTGGTAAAAGCACCATTGTGAAGCAAATGAGGATCCTGCATGTTAATGGGTTTAATGGAGA GGGCGGCGAAGAGGACCCGCAGGCTGCAAGGAGCAACAGCGATGG TAGTGAGAAGGCCACCAAAGTGCAGGACATCAAAAACAACCTGAAGGAGGCCATCGAA ACCATTGTGGCCGCCATGAGCAACCTGGTGCCCCCCGTGGAGCTGGCCAACCCTGAGAACCAGTTCAGAGTGGACTACATTCTGAGCGTGATGAACGTGCCCGACTTCGACTTCCCTCCT GAATTCTACGAGCACGCCAAGGCTCTGTGGGAGGACGAAGGTGTGCGCGCCTGCTATGAGCGCTCCAATGAATACCAGCTGATCGACTGCGCTCAGTA CTTCCTGGACAAGATTGATGTCATCAAGCAGGCTGACTATGTGCCCAGCGACCAG GATCTGCTCCGCTGCCGTGTCCTGACTTCTGGGATCTTTGAAACCAAGTTCCAGGTGGACAAAGTCAACTTCCA CATGTTTGACGTGGGTGGCCAGCGCGATGAACGCCGCAAATGGATCCAGTGCTTCAACG ACGTGACTGCCATCATCTTCGTGGTGGCCAGCAGCAGCTACAACATGGTCATTCGGGAGGACAACCAGACCAACCGCCTGCAGGAGGCTCTGAACCTCTTCAAGAGCATCTGGAACAACAG ATGGCTGCGCACCATCTCTGTGATTCTGTTCCTCAACAAGCAAGACCTGCTCGCTGAGAAAGTCCTTGCTGGAAAATCGAAAATTGAGGACTACTTTCCAGAATTTGCTCGCTACACTACTCCTGAGGATG CCACTCCCGAGCCCGGAGAGGACCCACGCGTGACCCGGGCCAAGTACTTCATCCGCGATGAGTTTCTG AGAATCAGCACTGCTAGTGGGGATGGACGTCACTACTGCTACCCTCACTTCACCTGCGCTGTGGACACCGAGAACATCCGCCGTGTGTTCAACGACTGCCGTGACATCATCCAACGCATGCACCTCCGTCAGTACGAGCTGCTCTAA
- the LOC108406177 gene encoding guanine nucleotide-binding protein G(s) subunit alpha isoform X2: MGCLGNSKTEDQRNEEKAQREANKKIEKQLQKDKQVYRATHRLLLLGAGESGKSTIVKQMRILHVNGFNGEGGEEDPQAARSNSDGEKATKVQDIKNNLKEAIETIVAAMSNLVPPVELANPENQFRVDYILSVMNVPDFDFPPEFYEHAKALWEDEGVRACYERSNEYQLIDCAQYFLDKIDVIKQADYVPSDQDLLRCRVLTSGIFETKFQVDKVNFHMFDVGGQRDERRKWIQCFNDVTAIIFVVASSSYNMVIREDNQTNRLQEALNLFKSIWNNRWLRTISVILFLNKQDLLAEKVLAGKSKIEDYFPEFARYTTPEDATPEPGEDPRVTRAKYFIRDEFLRISTASGDGRHYCYPHFTCAVDTENIRRVFNDCRDIIQRMHLRQYELL, translated from the exons atggGCTGCCTCGGCAACAGTAAGACCGAGGACCAGCGCAACGAGGAGAAGGCGCAGCGCGAGGCCAACAAAAAGATCGAGAAGCAGCTGCAGAAGGACAAGCAGGTCTACCGGGCCACGCACCGTCTGCTGCTGCTGG GTGCTGGAGAATCTGGTAAAAGCACCATTGTGAAGCAAATGAGGATCCTGCATGTTAATGGGTTTAATGGAGA GGGCGGCGAAGAGGACCCGCAGGCTGCAAGGAGCAACAGCGATGG TGAGAAGGCCACCAAAGTGCAGGACATCAAAAACAACCTGAAGGAGGCCATCGAA ACCATTGTGGCCGCCATGAGCAACCTGGTGCCCCCCGTGGAGCTGGCCAACCCTGAGAACCAGTTCAGAGTGGACTACATTCTGAGCGTGATGAACGTGCCCGACTTCGACTTCCCTCCT GAATTCTACGAGCACGCCAAGGCTCTGTGGGAGGACGAAGGTGTGCGCGCCTGCTATGAGCGCTCCAATGAATACCAGCTGATCGACTGCGCTCAGTA CTTCCTGGACAAGATTGATGTCATCAAGCAGGCTGACTATGTGCCCAGCGACCAG GATCTGCTCCGCTGCCGTGTCCTGACTTCTGGGATCTTTGAAACCAAGTTCCAGGTGGACAAAGTCAACTTCCA CATGTTTGACGTGGGTGGCCAGCGCGATGAACGCCGCAAATGGATCCAGTGCTTCAACG ACGTGACTGCCATCATCTTCGTGGTGGCCAGCAGCAGCTACAACATGGTCATTCGGGAGGACAACCAGACCAACCGCCTGCAGGAGGCTCTGAACCTCTTCAAGAGCATCTGGAACAACAG ATGGCTGCGCACCATCTCTGTGATTCTGTTCCTCAACAAGCAAGACCTGCTCGCTGAGAAAGTCCTTGCTGGAAAATCGAAAATTGAGGACTACTTTCCAGAATTTGCTCGCTACACTACTCCTGAGGATG CCACTCCCGAGCCCGGAGAGGACCCACGCGTGACCCGGGCCAAGTACTTCATCCGCGATGAGTTTCTG AGAATCAGCACTGCTAGTGGGGATGGACGTCACTACTGCTACCCTCACTTCACCTGCGCTGTGGACACCGAGAACATCCGCCGTGTGTTCAACGACTGCCGTGACATCATCCAACGCATGCACCTCCGTCAGTACGAGCTGCTCTAA
- the LOC108406177 gene encoding guanine nucleotide-binding protein G(s) subunit alpha isoform X3: MGCLGNSKTEDQRNEEKAQREANKKIEKQLQKDKQVYRATHRLLLLGAGESGKSTIVKQMRILHVNGFNGDSEKATKVQDIKNNLKEAIETIVAAMSNLVPPVELANPENQFRVDYILSVMNVPDFDFPPEFYEHAKALWEDEGVRACYERSNEYQLIDCAQYFLDKIDVIKQADYVPSDQDLLRCRVLTSGIFETKFQVDKVNFHMFDVGGQRDERRKWIQCFNDVTAIIFVVASSSYNMVIREDNQTNRLQEALNLFKSIWNNRWLRTISVILFLNKQDLLAEKVLAGKSKIEDYFPEFARYTTPEDATPEPGEDPRVTRAKYFIRDEFLRISTASGDGRHYCYPHFTCAVDTENIRRVFNDCRDIIQRMHLRQYELL, from the exons atggGCTGCCTCGGCAACAGTAAGACCGAGGACCAGCGCAACGAGGAGAAGGCGCAGCGCGAGGCCAACAAAAAGATCGAGAAGCAGCTGCAGAAGGACAAGCAGGTCTACCGGGCCACGCACCGTCTGCTGCTGCTGG GTGCTGGAGAATCTGGTAAAAGCACCATTGTGAAGCAAATGAGGATCCTGCATGTTAATGGGTTTAATGGAGA TAGTGAGAAGGCCACCAAAGTGCAGGACATCAAAAACAACCTGAAGGAGGCCATCGAA ACCATTGTGGCCGCCATGAGCAACCTGGTGCCCCCCGTGGAGCTGGCCAACCCTGAGAACCAGTTCAGAGTGGACTACATTCTGAGCGTGATGAACGTGCCCGACTTCGACTTCCCTCCT GAATTCTACGAGCACGCCAAGGCTCTGTGGGAGGACGAAGGTGTGCGCGCCTGCTATGAGCGCTCCAATGAATACCAGCTGATCGACTGCGCTCAGTA CTTCCTGGACAAGATTGATGTCATCAAGCAGGCTGACTATGTGCCCAGCGACCAG GATCTGCTCCGCTGCCGTGTCCTGACTTCTGGGATCTTTGAAACCAAGTTCCAGGTGGACAAAGTCAACTTCCA CATGTTTGACGTGGGTGGCCAGCGCGATGAACGCCGCAAATGGATCCAGTGCTTCAACG ACGTGACTGCCATCATCTTCGTGGTGGCCAGCAGCAGCTACAACATGGTCATTCGGGAGGACAACCAGACCAACCGCCTGCAGGAGGCTCTGAACCTCTTCAAGAGCATCTGGAACAACAG ATGGCTGCGCACCATCTCTGTGATTCTGTTCCTCAACAAGCAAGACCTGCTCGCTGAGAAAGTCCTTGCTGGAAAATCGAAAATTGAGGACTACTTTCCAGAATTTGCTCGCTACACTACTCCTGAGGATG CCACTCCCGAGCCCGGAGAGGACCCACGCGTGACCCGGGCCAAGTACTTCATCCGCGATGAGTTTCTG AGAATCAGCACTGCTAGTGGGGATGGACGTCACTACTGCTACCCTCACTTCACCTGCGCTGTGGACACCGAGAACATCCGCCGTGTGTTCAACGACTGCCGTGACATCATCCAACGCATGCACCTCCGTCAGTACGAGCTGCTCTAA